One window from the genome of Bdellovibrio sp. NC01 encodes:
- a CDS encoding helix-turn-helix transcriptional regulator, with protein sequence MQATARYNYYEILELQAGAPQHEVSAAYERARNTYSGDNPAIYTIFSEQEARELLVMIEEAYQVLGNKILRNIYDQRLLSGRASLNDLTYASIIEASKQVFPEPKPVEKKEAAYKKDPEFEKEIAAQENWDGAFLKKVREYKQISVERMSEITKINSWYVTALEKMDAANLPAIVFVRGYVVQIARALVLDDKKVADSYMKNFKQVLGK encoded by the coding sequence ATGCAAGCAACAGCTCGATATAATTACTACGAAATCTTGGAACTACAAGCAGGCGCTCCTCAGCATGAGGTCAGCGCAGCTTACGAGCGTGCACGCAATACGTACTCTGGTGACAATCCTGCGATCTATACAATTTTCTCTGAACAAGAAGCTCGTGAACTTCTTGTGATGATCGAAGAAGCCTACCAGGTCCTTGGTAATAAAATCCTACGCAATATTTACGATCAAAGATTATTAAGCGGTCGCGCTTCATTGAACGACCTGACTTATGCATCGATCATTGAAGCCAGCAAACAAGTTTTCCCTGAACCAAAACCAGTGGAAAAGAAAGAAGCTGCTTACAAAAAAGATCCTGAATTCGAAAAAGAAATCGCAGCCCAAGAAAACTGGGATGGCGCTTTCCTTAAGAAAGTTCGTGAATACAAGCAAATCTCTGTCGAGCGCATGTCCGAAATCACTAAGATCAATTCTTGGTACGTTACTGCTTTAGAGAAAATGGATGCAGCAAATCTTCCAGCTATCGTTTTCGTACGTGGTTACGTCGTACAAATCGCAAGAGCTCTGGTTCTTGACGATAAAAAAGTAGCTGATTCCTACATGAAGAACTTCAAACAGGTTCTAGGAAAATAA
- a CDS encoding RluA family pseudouridine synthase, translating to MKNLKVTADEQMAGLRLDKALALIPEIETRSRAAHLIDNSAVMVNGKIEKASAKIKEGDSIEITLPDPTPTELQPYDLKLDVLFEDEDVIVINKPAGLVVHPAAGHAHDTLVNALISHTDDLSMKFGEERPGIVHRLDKETSGIIVVAKNDKAHESLTAQFKERSTHRIYFAVSIGTARTMSGTFRSFLARHPVDRKRYASIIGDDGYPLSDQEDPPLSGKWAVTHYEVLNRKAGLSYLKLKLETGRTHQIRVHLSENSLPIAGDLLYGADRKIKSIEQKSIQEDLKNLPRFLLHAAELGFTHPRTGERLSFKKDWPEDILVLLKKWGLV from the coding sequence GTGAAAAATTTAAAAGTTACCGCCGACGAACAGATGGCAGGTCTTCGTCTTGATAAGGCGTTGGCTCTTATTCCCGAAATCGAAACGCGCTCGCGCGCAGCTCATCTGATTGATAACTCAGCTGTGATGGTGAACGGCAAGATCGAAAAAGCCTCTGCAAAAATTAAAGAGGGCGATTCCATCGAAATCACACTGCCCGATCCGACACCGACTGAACTTCAACCTTACGATCTAAAATTAGATGTTCTGTTTGAAGATGAAGATGTCATCGTCATCAACAAACCCGCAGGTCTTGTTGTCCATCCCGCTGCAGGTCACGCACACGATACTTTAGTCAATGCGCTGATTTCACATACCGATGATTTGTCTATGAAGTTCGGTGAAGAACGTCCCGGCATCGTTCATCGTTTAGACAAAGAAACTAGTGGAATTATTGTCGTCGCTAAAAACGATAAGGCCCACGAATCTTTAACCGCACAGTTTAAAGAGCGCAGCACTCACCGAATTTATTTTGCGGTTTCTATTGGTACGGCTCGCACAATGTCAGGAACATTCCGCAGCTTCTTAGCTCGTCATCCGGTTGATCGCAAACGTTATGCTTCGATCATAGGTGATGATGGTTATCCTTTGAGCGATCAAGAAGATCCACCATTAAGTGGTAAGTGGGCCGTGACTCACTATGAAGTTTTGAATCGTAAAGCAGGTTTAAGTTATCTGAAGTTGAAACTTGAAACTGGCCGTACTCATCAAATCCGCGTGCACTTGTCAGAAAATTCTTTGCCAATTGCCGGGGATCTTCTTTACGGTGCTGACAGAAAGATAAAATCTATTGAGCAAAAATCCATTCAGGAAGATCTTAAAAATCTGCCTCGCTTTCTGTTGCATGCGGCGGAATTAGGATTTACTCATCCACGCACAGGGGAACGCCTTTCCTTCAAAAAAGATTGGCCCGAGGACATTCTAGTTCTGCTAAAAAAATGGGGTCTTGTGTGA
- the pgeF gene encoding peptidoglycan editing factor PgeF gives MNIEQTPLGYEIRTPHLIMLFGGVNAQIPALKAAYPDIDFVRVKQIHSDAVVESENSSTDLQVIADAHITKNKNVGICVITADCVPLLFYHQGTGTIAGVHAGWRGVANRITIKTIEKLIASGIPAEELDVIIGPHIQKKSFEVGLDVRDQILGSLGTLTEAQRTLFTEKISEDKALVDLNQVVKAQLQSMNIQADRVFDLHIDTFTNPDFHSHRRDKEKAGRQVSFICRIS, from the coding sequence GTGAACATAGAACAAACACCATTGGGATATGAAATTCGTACTCCCCACCTGATAATGTTATTCGGTGGTGTGAATGCGCAAATTCCTGCTTTAAAAGCAGCATATCCCGATATTGATTTTGTTCGTGTAAAACAAATTCACAGCGACGCCGTTGTTGAATCAGAAAATAGTTCCACTGATTTACAAGTGATCGCCGACGCGCATATCACTAAAAATAAAAACGTCGGCATTTGCGTGATCACCGCCGACTGCGTTCCTTTGTTATTTTATCACCAAGGAACCGGCACCATCGCAGGCGTTCACGCCGGATGGAGAGGTGTCGCCAATCGCATCACCATCAAAACCATTGAAAAGCTTATTGCTAGCGGCATTCCCGCAGAAGAACTTGATGTGATCATCGGACCCCACATTCAAAAAAAATCTTTCGAAGTGGGATTGGATGTGCGCGATCAAATTCTTGGCAGCCTTGGCACATTGACCGAAGCACAACGCACTTTATTCACAGAAAAGATTTCTGAAGACAAAGCTTTGGTCGATTTAAATCAAGTCGTTAAAGCACAACTTCAGTCTATGAACATTCAAGCCGACAGAGTTTTTGATCTGCATATTGATACGTTCACAAATCCCGATTTCCATTCCCACCGCAGAGACAAAGAAAAAGCCGGCAGACAGGTCAGCTTTATATGTCGGATCTCTTAA
- a CDS encoding DNA-3-methyladenine glycosylase: MSDLLILPQEFYMEDTTQIAKDLLGKVLHIKIQNEEFRARIVETEAYLGIDDPAAHSYGDKNTPRIQSMYQEGGHSYVYMIYGMYFCLNFVTREKGNPQAVLIRGVEPLPSQHGVKKKDLKTNGPGKLCKYYGINRSHDGIKLWKKRSELYVSDDGFEVLKKQIVAKPRVGVDYAGEAASWPLRFYLKDNLYVSKK, encoded by the coding sequence ATGTCGGATCTCTTAATTCTTCCGCAAGAATTCTATATGGAAGACACCACGCAGATCGCAAAAGATCTGTTGGGAAAAGTTCTACATATCAAAATTCAAAATGAAGAATTTCGCGCACGCATTGTTGAAACCGAAGCCTATCTTGGAATCGATGATCCCGCAGCCCACTCGTATGGAGACAAAAATACTCCCCGTATACAATCTATGTATCAAGAAGGCGGCCATTCTTACGTCTATATGATTTATGGAATGTATTTCTGTTTGAATTTTGTCACTCGAGAAAAAGGCAATCCGCAAGCAGTTCTTATTCGTGGTGTAGAACCGCTTCCTTCACAACATGGTGTGAAGAAAAAAGATCTGAAAACAAATGGTCCCGGAAAACTGTGTAAGTACTATGGCATTAATCGTTCACACGATGGGATTAAGCTGTGGAAAAAGCGTTCGGAACTTTACGTAAGTGATGATGGCTTTGAAGTTTTAAAAAAACAAATCGTCGCAAAACCCCGTGTGGGCGTGGATTACGCGGGCGAAGCTGCGTCGTGGCCTTTGCGTTTTTATCTAAAAGATAATCTTTATGTCTCTAAAAAATAG
- a CDS encoding cystathionine gamma-synthase: protein MKKTTQDLGFATRAIHAGQSPDPTTGAIMTPVYMTSTYVQESPGVHKGWEYSRTHNPTRRAYENCMASLENGKFGFAFASGCAATTTILHLLKGGDHVVAMDDMYGGTFRLFDKVLKHDGMEFSFVDLTKFENFEKAIKPNTKMVWLETPTNPTLKLVDIKKIAAHAKAKGILVAVDNTFMSPYFQKPLDLGADIVVHSATKYIGGHSDVVGGIAVTSREDLAERIQFLTNSMGGIQAAFDAFLCLRSLKTLPLRMKAHQENAMAIAKFLESHPKVEKVIYPGLESHPQHALAKAQMSGFGGMITFYIKGGMESARKFLENVNVFSLAESLGGVESLIEHPAIMTHASVPPENRKALGIDDSLIRLSVGVEDLQDLLNDLKSAFDKA from the coding sequence ATGAAAAAAACAACTCAAGATCTTGGTTTTGCGACAAGAGCTATTCACGCAGGACAATCTCCTGATCCAACAACAGGCGCGATCATGACTCCGGTGTACATGACCTCGACTTATGTACAAGAATCTCCGGGCGTTCATAAAGGTTGGGAGTATTCTCGTACTCACAATCCAACTCGTCGCGCTTATGAAAATTGCATGGCAAGTTTGGAAAATGGTAAATTCGGTTTTGCATTTGCTTCTGGTTGCGCGGCCACAACGACGATTCTTCATCTTCTTAAAGGTGGCGATCACGTTGTCGCGATGGACGATATGTACGGCGGCACTTTCCGTTTGTTCGATAAAGTTTTGAAGCATGACGGAATGGAATTTTCATTCGTAGATTTGACCAAATTTGAAAACTTCGAAAAGGCGATCAAACCAAATACTAAAATGGTGTGGTTGGAAACTCCGACAAATCCTACTTTGAAATTGGTTGATATCAAAAAAATCGCTGCTCACGCGAAAGCAAAAGGCATCTTGGTAGCGGTTGATAACACATTCATGAGCCCTTACTTCCAAAAACCTTTGGATTTAGGTGCCGATATCGTTGTTCACTCAGCAACAAAGTATATCGGTGGTCATAGTGACGTGGTCGGCGGTATCGCGGTGACTTCACGTGAAGATTTGGCTGAAAGAATCCAGTTCTTAACGAACTCTATGGGTGGTATCCAAGCGGCGTTCGATGCGTTCTTGTGCCTAAGAAGTTTGAAAACGTTGCCACTTCGTATGAAGGCTCACCAAGAGAACGCGATGGCGATTGCGAAATTCTTGGAGTCTCATCCAAAAGTTGAAAAAGTTATTTACCCAGGTTTGGAAAGCCATCCGCAACATGCTTTGGCGAAAGCCCAAATGTCAGGTTTCGGCGGTATGATCACGTTCTACATCAAAGGTGGAATGGAATCGGCTCGTAAATTCCTAGAAAACGTGAATGTTTTTTCTTTGGCAGAGAGCTTAGGTGGGGTTGAAAGCTTGATCGAGCACCCAGCAATTATGACGCATGCCTCCGTTCCTCCTGAAAATCGTAAGGCTTTGGGCATTGATGATTCCCTTATCCGCCTTTCAGTAGGTGTGGAAGATCTACAAGATCTACTAAATGACCTAAAATCCGCGTTCGATAAGGCTTAG
- a CDS encoding PLP-dependent cysteine synthase family protein, protein MSHILDSILETVGDTPMVALHNVTKGSKHKFFAKIEYFNPGGSIKDRVAVAIIEEAEKRGDLKPGGTIVEATSGNTGVGLALAAAVKGYKCIIIMPEKMSEEKRALLRAYGAQVVITPMVEPDHPMSHYNVSKRIAAQIPGAFLANQFFNPDNVTKHYQTTGPEIWKQTDGKIDMLVGGAGTGGTLSGCAKYLKEQKKDVKIICADPVGSILYDLYYHKKIVDPPGSYKVEGIGEDMLPGNVHLDIYDGFIRVNDQEAFDMTRRLVSEEGLLVGPSSATALVGAIKASEKVEKPMNIVVVFPDSGRQYLSKAFNDRWMVDNGLLKEEQIKDAFNRVISAEDALKIYNK, encoded by the coding sequence ATGTCACATATCCTTGATTCCATCTTGGAAACTGTTGGCGATACGCCAATGGTGGCTCTTCATAATGTTACGAAGGGTTCAAAACACAAATTTTTCGCGAAAATCGAATATTTTAACCCAGGCGGCAGCATTAAAGACCGCGTTGCGGTTGCAATTATCGAAGAAGCCGAAAAACGTGGCGATTTAAAACCGGGTGGTACAATTGTTGAGGCCACTTCAGGAAATACAGGTGTGGGTTTGGCTTTGGCGGCCGCAGTTAAGGGCTACAAATGCATCATCATCATGCCTGAAAAGATGAGTGAAGAAAAAAGAGCTCTTCTTCGCGCCTACGGTGCACAGGTTGTCATCACTCCGATGGTTGAACCAGATCATCCAATGAGTCATTACAATGTCTCTAAACGAATCGCAGCGCAAATCCCGGGCGCGTTTTTGGCGAATCAGTTCTTCAACCCAGATAACGTAACGAAACATTATCAAACGACAGGTCCAGAAATCTGGAAACAAACGGATGGTAAGATCGACATGCTTGTCGGTGGCGCTGGCACCGGCGGAACACTTTCAGGTTGTGCAAAATATCTGAAAGAGCAGAAAAAAGACGTCAAAATCATCTGTGCCGACCCAGTGGGCTCGATTCTTTACGATTTGTACTATCATAAAAAGATCGTTGATCCTCCAGGTTCGTACAAAGTTGAAGGTATCGGCGAAGATATGCTTCCAGGCAATGTGCACTTGGATATTTATGATGGTTTTATCCGCGTTAATGACCAAGAAGCATTCGATATGACTCGCAGACTGGTGTCTGAAGAGGGTTTGCTGGTCGGTCCTTCAAGCGCAACTGCTTTAGTGGGCGCGATCAAAGCATCTGAAAAAGTTGAAAAACCGATGAATATCGTTGTGGTTTTCCCAGACAGTGGTCGTCAGTATCTTTCAAAAGCCTTCAACGATCGTTGGATGGTGGATAATGGTTTGTTGAAAGAAGAACAAATCAAAGATGCTTTCAACCGCGTGATTTCTGCTGAAGACGCTTTAAAAATTTATAACAAATAG